A single genomic interval of Streptomyces sp. 1222.5 harbors:
- a CDS encoding cation diffusion facilitator family transporter — MGVRGGPGPETRRGTGTGFGSVVEAGPGSAAGGSVLTVVVAAAANLGVALAKAVVGVIGGSSAMLAEAVHSAADTVTELMLLTALKRGAKPADEDHPLGYGPARYIWALLASVATFVGGGVFALYDGVHALTHERSPGDPLYSYIVLAIAFVLEGLSLRTGLKQATGRARRFRMPFLHYLRRTPDTAVKAVVLEDSAALIGLVVAALGLLGSQLTGSGAWDGAASILIGVLLVVVAWVLGRSNTELLIGRALPRPMRDAVRGELMAVQHIDDVLELITLVQGPEEILIAAKVDFRDISTSDQIEWACEDAEARLRALLPAIRRVYLDPTPRRRGG, encoded by the coding sequence GAGACGTGGTACCGGTACGGGATTCGGGTCGGTGGTCGAGGCGGGGCCCGGCTCCGCGGCCGGCGGGTCGGTGCTGACCGTCGTGGTGGCGGCCGCGGCCAACCTGGGAGTCGCCCTCGCCAAGGCCGTCGTCGGCGTCATCGGCGGGTCCAGTGCCATGCTCGCGGAGGCGGTGCACTCGGCGGCCGACACGGTGACCGAGCTGATGCTCCTGACCGCCCTGAAGCGCGGCGCGAAGCCCGCCGACGAGGACCATCCCCTCGGGTACGGCCCCGCGCGCTACATCTGGGCGCTGCTCGCCTCCGTCGCCACCTTCGTCGGGGGCGGGGTGTTCGCCCTGTACGACGGCGTCCACGCGCTGACCCACGAGCGCAGCCCCGGCGACCCCCTGTACTCGTACATCGTGCTGGCGATCGCGTTCGTGCTGGAGGGACTCTCCCTACGCACGGGGCTCAAGCAGGCCACCGGGAGGGCGAGGCGCTTCCGCATGCCCTTCCTGCACTACCTCCGGCGCACCCCCGACACGGCGGTGAAGGCGGTCGTCCTGGAAGACTCGGCGGCCCTCATCGGGCTGGTGGTGGCGGCGCTGGGGCTGCTCGGCAGTCAGCTCACCGGGTCCGGTGCGTGGGACGGCGCCGCGTCCATCCTCATCGGGGTGCTGCTCGTCGTCGTCGCCTGGGTCCTGGGCCGCTCCAACACCGAACTGCTCATCGGCCGCGCGCTGCCCCGGCCGATGCGGGACGCGGTGCGCGGTGAGCTGATGGCTGTTCAGCACATCGACGACGTCCTGGAGTTGATCACACTCGTGCAGGGCCCGGAGGAGATTCTCATCGCCGCGAAGGTCGACTTCCGGGACATCTCCACGTCGGACCAGATCGAGTGGGCCTGCGAGGACGCCGAGGCGCGCCTGCGTGCGCTGCTTCCGGCGATCCGGCGCGTCTATCTGGACCCGACGCCGAGGCGCCGCGGCGGCTGA
- a CDS encoding phytoene desaturase family protein — protein MHDSARPGRLMTSAVVVGGGPNGLAAAALLAKAGLHVTLLEAADEVGGGTRSYEALLPGLLHDHCSAIHPMAVTSPALRALDLERHGLRWLLADLDCAHPLDDGSAGVLAKSVEDTVRLLGADGDRYRALVEPSVRRWDALAQDVMGPLLRIPSHPLLLARFGLPTALPATALARLFTTPQAKALWAGVAAHAFRPLHRPLTSAIGLGILTAGHAAGWAVAEGGSQAIARAMESVLREHGGTIHTGVRITDHRQIPPADVTLLDLDPGQIAAVYGDRLPRRVRAAHRRFRRGPAAFKVDLAVEGGIPWRNAHARRAGTVHLGGTIAEVARAEREVAAGRMPERPFVLVGQQYLADPSRSVGDVHPVWAYAHVPYGYDRDATQAVLGQIERFAPGARERVLGVQVTSPGDFAEFNPNFAGGDIMTGAETVSQLVLGTRPTLDPYSTGLPGVFQCSAATPPGPGAHGMCGAKAAAAALRHVGVGGN, from the coding sequence ATCCATGACTCCGCGCGGCCGGGCCGCCTCATGACGTCCGCCGTCGTGGTCGGCGGCGGGCCCAACGGACTCGCCGCCGCCGCCCTCCTCGCCAAGGCCGGGCTGCACGTCACCCTGCTGGAGGCGGCGGACGAGGTCGGCGGCGGCACCCGCAGCTACGAGGCACTGCTGCCGGGACTGCTGCACGACCACTGCTCGGCCATCCACCCCATGGCCGTCACCTCGCCCGCCCTGCGCGCACTCGATCTCGAACGGCACGGGCTGCGCTGGCTGTTGGCCGACCTCGACTGCGCCCACCCGCTCGACGACGGGAGCGCCGGGGTCCTCGCGAAGTCGGTCGAGGACACCGTCCGGCTGCTCGGCGCCGACGGCGACCGCTACCGCGCACTCGTCGAGCCCTCCGTACGCCGCTGGGACGCCCTGGCCCAGGACGTGATGGGCCCCCTCCTGCGGATCCCCTCGCACCCCCTGCTCCTCGCGCGCTTCGGTCTGCCGACCGCTCTGCCGGCCACCGCCCTCGCCCGCCTCTTCACCACCCCGCAGGCCAAGGCCCTGTGGGCCGGCGTCGCCGCGCACGCGTTCCGCCCCCTGCACCGGCCGCTCACCTCGGCGATCGGACTGGGCATCCTCACCGCCGGACACGCCGCCGGATGGGCCGTGGCCGAAGGCGGCTCCCAGGCCATAGCGCGCGCCATGGAGAGTGTGCTGCGCGAGCACGGCGGCACGATCCACACCGGCGTCCGCATCACCGACCACCGGCAGATCCCGCCGGCCGACGTCACCCTCCTCGATCTCGACCCCGGCCAGATCGCGGCGGTCTACGGCGACCGGCTGCCGCGCCGGGTGCGCGCCGCCCACCGGCGCTTCCGCCGGGGTCCGGCCGCCTTCAAGGTCGATCTGGCCGTCGAGGGCGGCATTCCCTGGCGGAACGCGCACGCGCGCCGCGCCGGCACCGTCCACCTGGGCGGCACCATCGCCGAGGTCGCGCGGGCGGAACGGGAGGTCGCGGCCGGCCGTATGCCCGAGCGTCCGTTCGTCCTGGTCGGCCAGCAGTATCTGGCGGATCCCTCCCGTTCGGTCGGCGACGTGCACCCGGTCTGGGCGTACGCCCATGTCCCGTACGGCTACGACCGGGACGCGACGCAGGCCGTCCTCGGCCAGATCGAACGCTTCGCCCCCGGTGCCCGCGAACGCGTCCTGGGCGTCCAGGTCACCAGCCCCGGTGACTTCGCCGAGTTCAACCCCAACTTCGCGGGCGGGGACATCATGACCGGCGCCGAGACCGTCTCCCAACTGGTCCTGGGGACAAGGCCCACCTTGGATCCCTACTCCACCGGGCTGCCCGGGGTCTTCCAGTGCTCGGCGGCCACCCCGCCCGGCCCCGGGGCGCACGGCATGTGCGGCGCCAAGGCGGCGGCAGCGGCCCTGCGCCACGTGGGAGTCGGCGGCAACTGA
- a CDS encoding GreA/GreB family elongation factor, with the protein MTGGPEPISAEARRGLEQELADLRDERRLVAGTLKSDTEVGDQADQADELQRADQLDRLDRRIGDIEERLREASQAGPAPTDVVGVGSTVTVRFADGSQETLQVGEVAEALDQTLVTADSPLGRALLGCRPGDSVQYDTPDGHAGVVVVSIGDTPGGN; encoded by the coding sequence ATGACCGGTGGTCCCGAGCCGATCAGCGCCGAGGCCCGGCGCGGCCTGGAGCAGGAGCTGGCCGACCTGCGCGACGAGCGCCGGCTGGTCGCCGGAACCCTCAAGAGCGACACCGAGGTGGGTGATCAGGCCGACCAGGCCGACGAGTTGCAGCGCGCGGACCAGCTGGACCGCCTGGACCGCCGTATCGGCGACATCGAGGAGCGACTGCGCGAGGCGTCGCAAGCCGGTCCCGCCCCCACCGACGTGGTCGGGGTGGGCAGCACGGTCACCGTCCGCTTCGCGGACGGCTCGCAGGAGACGCTCCAGGTCGGCGAGGTCGCCGAGGCTCTGGACCAGACACTGGTCACCGCGGACAGCCCGCTCGGCCGTGCGCTCCTCGGCTGCCGCCCGGGCGACAGCGTGCAGTACGACACCCCGGACGGCCACGCCGGTGTGGTCGTCGTGTCGATCGGGGACACCCCCGGCGGGAACTGA
- a CDS encoding ATP-dependent Clp protease ATP-binding subunit: MSMSFGAPFGSSDPFSEMFNRFFGMSPASSPPAVQRVPIGRLLTESSQELLSLAAQRAVKNGTTDLDTEHLLWAATQVDPSRRLLIQVGVDPDSLASEIAKILPRKSVEPSAQPGLTPAAKRTLSAAFAHSQASGVSYIGPEHILGALLGDSDTGASRLLQAEGVDTKRVAGLADQTARGDAPAAERKQPATTLDEYGRDLTDEAKAGKLDPVVGRSDEIEQTVEILSRRSKNNPVLIGEPGVGKTAIVEGLAQRIVAGEVPESLKNKRVVALDLSGMVAGAQYRGQFEERLKKVIEDVQAASGEIILFIDELHTVVGAGATGEGAMDAGNMLKPALARGELHVVGATTIDEYRRYIEKDAALERRFQPVLVPEPTVEETVQILEGLRDSYEAHHQVRFDDGALAAAAELSDRYITDRFLPDKAIDVMDQAGARVRLRSAGRSTEIVSREDRIAKLRRELEQAVTAEDFEKASEVKREIAEVEGELAGIEERREGVVSVTAADIADIVSRRTGIPVSQLTASEKEKLLRLEDEMHDRIVGQDEAVTAVSQAVRRNRAGMGDPNRPVGSFLFLGPTGVGKTELAKTLASLLFGDEDRMIRFDMSEFQEKHTVARLVGAPPGYVGYEEAGQLTEKVRRQPYSVVLFDEVEKAHPDIFNTLLQILDDGRLTDAQGRTVDFRHCVIIMTSNIGAHRILDHQGDVSELRDALMEDLRGRFLPEFLNRIDDIIIFHSLTEDDLGEIVDHLLDMSKHKVRAQGLHLEVTEAAKKLLIAHGHQPEFGARPLRRTIQAELDNRIATLLLSGEADPGDTIVADVRDDSLHCLVRKPKAGEGEEG; this comes from the coding sequence ATGTCGATGTCGTTCGGCGCACCGTTCGGTTCCTCGGATCCGTTCAGTGAGATGTTCAACCGCTTCTTCGGCATGTCGCCCGCGTCCTCGCCGCCGGCGGTGCAGCGTGTGCCCATCGGACGACTGCTGACCGAGTCGTCGCAGGAACTGCTCAGCCTCGCCGCCCAGCGGGCCGTTAAGAACGGCACGACCGATCTCGACACCGAACACCTGCTCTGGGCGGCCACACAGGTCGACCCGTCGCGCAGGCTCCTCATCCAGGTCGGCGTGGACCCCGACTCGCTGGCCTCCGAGATCGCGAAGATCCTGCCGCGCAAGTCCGTCGAGCCCTCCGCGCAGCCCGGCCTCACCCCGGCGGCCAAGCGCACCCTGAGTGCCGCCTTCGCCCACAGCCAGGCGTCCGGCGTGTCCTACATCGGCCCCGAGCACATCCTGGGCGCCCTGCTCGGCGACAGCGACACCGGCGCGTCCCGGCTGCTGCAGGCCGAGGGCGTGGACACCAAGCGCGTCGCGGGCCTGGCCGACCAGACGGCACGCGGAGACGCACCGGCCGCGGAGCGCAAGCAGCCGGCCACGACCCTGGACGAGTACGGCCGCGACCTGACCGACGAGGCGAAGGCGGGCAAGCTCGACCCCGTCGTGGGCCGCTCCGACGAGATCGAGCAGACCGTCGAGATCCTCTCCCGCCGCTCCAAGAACAACCCCGTGCTGATCGGTGAACCCGGAGTCGGGAAGACCGCCATCGTCGAGGGCCTGGCACAGCGCATCGTGGCGGGAGAGGTCCCCGAGAGCCTGAAGAACAAGCGGGTGGTCGCCCTGGACCTGTCGGGCATGGTGGCCGGCGCGCAGTACCGCGGGCAGTTCGAGGAACGTCTGAAGAAGGTCATCGAGGACGTCCAGGCGGCCAGCGGCGAGATCATCCTCTTCATCGACGAACTGCACACCGTCGTCGGGGCCGGAGCCACCGGCGAGGGTGCCATGGACGCGGGCAACATGCTCAAGCCGGCGCTCGCGCGCGGTGAACTCCATGTGGTCGGTGCCACGACCATCGACGAGTACCGCCGGTACATCGAGAAGGACGCCGCCCTGGAGCGCCGGTTCCAGCCAGTGCTGGTCCCCGAGCCGACCGTCGAGGAGACGGTGCAGATCCTCGAAGGCCTGCGCGACTCCTACGAGGCGCACCACCAGGTCCGCTTCGACGACGGTGCGTTGGCAGCCGCGGCCGAACTGTCCGACCGCTACATCACCGACCGGTTCCTGCCCGACAAGGCGATCGACGTGATGGACCAGGCCGGCGCCCGGGTGCGGCTGCGCAGCGCGGGCCGCTCCACGGAGATCGTCAGCCGCGAGGACCGCATCGCCAAACTCCGCCGGGAGCTCGAACAGGCCGTGACCGCCGAGGACTTCGAGAAGGCGTCGGAGGTGAAGCGGGAGATCGCCGAGGTGGAGGGCGAACTGGCCGGTATCGAGGAGCGCCGGGAGGGCGTCGTCTCGGTCACGGCCGCCGACATCGCGGACATCGTCTCCCGCCGCACGGGCATCCCCGTCTCCCAGCTCACCGCCAGTGAGAAGGAGAAGCTCCTCAGGCTCGAGGACGAGATGCACGACCGGATCGTCGGCCAGGACGAGGCGGTCACCGCCGTCTCGCAGGCCGTACGACGCAACCGCGCCGGCATGGGCGACCCGAACCGCCCCGTGGGATCGTTCCTGTTCCTCGGCCCGACCGGTGTCGGCAAGACCGAACTCGCCAAGACCCTCGCCTCCCTGCTGTTCGGCGACGAGGACCGCATGATCCGCTTCGACATGAGCGAGTTCCAGGAGAAGCACACCGTGGCCCGGCTCGTCGGCGCCCCTCCCGGATACGTCGGCTACGAGGAGGCGGGCCAGCTCACCGAGAAGGTGCGCCGCCAGCCCTACAGCGTGGTGCTGTTCGACGAGGTGGAGAAGGCCCACCCCGACATCTTCAACACGCTGCTGCAGATCCTCGACGACGGCCGCCTGACCGACGCCCAGGGCCGTACCGTCGACTTCCGGCACTGCGTCATCATCATGACGTCGAACATCGGCGCGCACCGCATCCTCGACCACCAGGGCGACGTGTCCGAACTCAGGGACGCGCTGATGGAGGACCTGCGGGGCCGGTTCCTGCCGGAATTCCTCAACCGCATCGACGACATCATCATCTTCCACAGCCTGACCGAGGACGACCTGGGCGAGATCGTCGACCACCTGCTGGACATGAGCAAGCACAAGGTGCGCGCCCAGGGCCTGCACCTGGAGGTCACGGAGGCCGCCAAGAAGCTCCTCATCGCGCACGGCCATCAGCCCGAGTTCGGTGCCCGCCCGCTGCGCCGCACCATCCAGGCGGAACTGGACAACCGCATCGCCACCCTGCTCCTCAGCGGCGAGGCGGACCCGGGGGACACGATCGTCGCCGATGTGCGAGACGACTCGCTGCACTGCCTCGTGCGGAAGCCGAAGGCCGGCGAAGGCGAAGAGGGCTGA
- a CDS encoding Dyp-type peroxidase → MLEPQPVVVPPARAAVFLVATIAPDGEDTVRDLLEDVSGLRRSVAFRAPDMELSCVVGIGSAAWDRLFSGPRPRELHPFTDLLGPRHHARGTPADLLFHVRAQRMDLCFELARLLGDRLGEAATVVDEVHGFKFFDERDLLGFVDGSENPEGGLADDAVFIGDEDADFRGGSYVIVQKYLHDMAAWNALTADEQEKVIGRTKQANVELPDEVKPDDSHVALNTITDEDGNERKIVRENMPFGNIAQGEFGTYFIGYARTPDVTEEMLRNMFLGRQPGRHDRILDFSVPVTGSLFHVPTLTFLDDLPAPPRS, encoded by the coding sequence GTGCTCGAGCCGCAGCCCGTCGTCGTCCCGCCCGCCCGGGCCGCCGTGTTCCTCGTCGCCACGATCGCACCGGACGGTGAGGACACCGTCCGGGACCTGCTGGAGGACGTCTCGGGCCTGCGCCGCTCCGTGGCCTTCCGCGCCCCCGACATGGAACTGAGCTGTGTCGTCGGCATCGGATCGGCGGCCTGGGACCGGCTCTTCAGCGGCCCACGCCCGCGGGAGCTGCACCCCTTCACCGACCTGCTGGGACCGCGCCACCATGCCCGGGGCACCCCCGCCGACCTCCTCTTCCACGTCCGCGCCCAGCGCATGGACCTCTGCTTCGAACTCGCGCGGCTGCTGGGGGACCGGCTCGGCGAGGCGGCCACCGTCGTCGACGAGGTGCACGGCTTCAAGTTCTTCGACGAGCGCGATCTGCTCGGATTCGTGGACGGCAGCGAGAACCCCGAGGGCGGTCTCGCCGACGACGCGGTGTTCATCGGCGACGAGGACGCGGACTTCCGCGGGGGCAGCTATGTGATCGTCCAGAAGTACCTGCACGACATGGCCGCCTGGAACGCCCTGACCGCCGACGAGCAGGAGAAGGTCATCGGGCGCACGAAGCAGGCCAACGTCGAACTCCCCGACGAGGTGAAGCCCGACGACTCCCACGTCGCGCTCAACACCATCACCGACGAGGACGGGAACGAACGCAAGATCGTCCGGGAGAACATGCCGTTCGGGAACATCGCACAGGGCGAGTTCGGCACCTACTTCATCGGGTACGCCCGCACCCCGGACGTCACCGAGGAAATGCTGCGGAACATGTTCCTCGGCAGGCAGCCGGGCCGGCACGACCGGATCCTCGACTTCTCCGTCCCGGTCACCGGCAGTCTCTTCCACGTACCGACCCTCACCTTCCTCGACGACCTGCCCGCACCCCCGCGGTCCTGA
- a CDS encoding nuclear transport factor 2 family protein — MTTQTDHAEISMLVDRLFRLLDERELAPERARDFFTDDALMETPVGVSRGAESLPAAEEALARFDRTQHMASGIVTDADATAERATASWNALMTHVHHEATLRLRGSGADPLFTVGGRFEAELRRTPDGWRFSRLVVRPIWTQGQPPPGVDPR; from the coding sequence ATGACCACGCAGACGGACCACGCGGAGATCAGCATGCTCGTCGACCGGCTCTTCCGGTTGCTCGACGAACGGGAGCTCGCACCGGAGCGGGCCCGCGACTTCTTCACCGACGACGCGCTCATGGAGACCCCCGTGGGAGTGTCCCGGGGAGCCGAGTCCCTCCCCGCCGCCGAGGAGGCGCTCGCACGCTTCGACCGCACTCAGCACATGGCCTCCGGGATCGTCACCGACGCGGACGCCACGGCGGAACGGGCCACCGCCTCCTGGAACGCCCTGATGACCCACGTCCACCACGAGGCGACGCTCCGCCTGCGTGGCAGCGGCGCCGACCCCCTGTTCACGGTGGGCGGCCGGTTCGAGGCCGAACTCCGCCGCACCCCCGACGGCTGGCGCTTCAGCCGCCTCGTGGTCCGGCCGATCTGGACGCAGGGGCAGCCGCCCCCGGGCGTCGACCCCCGGTGA
- a CDS encoding thioesterase family protein has protein sequence MFRQVTDADTAVAAGSGDVPVLATPKLIAWLEAATVEAAAPFTEPGRTTVGTAIRIEHLRATPVGGRVEVFAEPPSSVAGRRLTFSVRAVDDSGRLIATGEIDREIVGRQRFLASLPHPAADR, from the coding sequence ATGTTCCGTCAAGTGACCGACGCCGACACCGCCGTGGCCGCCGGCAGCGGCGACGTACCCGTCCTCGCCACCCCGAAGCTGATCGCATGGCTGGAGGCGGCGACCGTGGAGGCCGCCGCGCCCTTCACCGAACCGGGCCGCACCACCGTCGGTACGGCGATCCGTATCGAGCATCTACGCGCCACGCCCGTGGGCGGCCGGGTGGAGGTGTTCGCCGAGCCCCCGTCCTCCGTGGCGGGACGGCGGCTCACCTTCTCGGTGCGGGCCGTCGACGACTCCGGCCGGCTGATCGCCACGGGCGAGATCGACCGGGAGATCGTCGGCCGCCAGCGGTTCCTCGCGAGCCTGCCCCATCCGGCGGCCGACCGGTGA
- a CDS encoding NUDIX hydrolase, with amino-acid sequence MTREHGEGAVQALVLYDGRVLLVRPGDGWELPSGTPQPAESAQATAARVVYELSGYLVDGTETLGPHDSARADEAPAVVCQLLSEEPSDGARLAPERLRWAAIADTAGAPLPRAVRTYLQGHTPV; translated from the coding sequence ATGACGCGGGAACACGGAGAGGGCGCGGTGCAGGCACTCGTCCTGTACGACGGACGAGTGCTGCTGGTACGCCCGGGCGACGGGTGGGAACTGCCGTCCGGCACACCGCAACCGGCCGAGTCGGCGCAGGCCACCGCCGCGCGCGTCGTCTACGAGCTCAGCGGCTACCTCGTCGACGGCACGGAGACGCTGGGACCGCACGACAGCGCACGGGCGGACGAGGCCCCGGCCGTGGTGTGCCAACTGCTGAGCGAGGAACCGTCGGACGGCGCACGCCTCGCCCCGGAGCGGCTGCGCTGGGCCGCCATCGCGGACACCGCCGGCGCCCCTCTGCCGAGGGCCGTGCGCACCTATCTCCAGGGGCACACACCGGTGTGA
- a CDS encoding YegS/Rv2252/BmrU family lipid kinase — MRQFTAVVNPTAGGSTGAATLLQLARLLREAGAELDTEYSHSLAHAQDIAVRAGERGRIVLAVGGDGIAGGIGGALSGTGTVLGLVPAGRGNDFARALDLPADPAALARILLHAEPRAVDTIEVESAVHPRTVVLGSVYAGVDAEANRHANNARLLRGSASYYAGGLRAVTTWRAADYRVTVDGEEHTHRGYTVVAANSPYYGSGRLIAPDAKVDDGLLDIVMIREAPRRLFFTLMNELRTGEHVRRPEVRVLRGKELRIEASRPVPYGADGEVEATLPVTLRVRPADLPVLY, encoded by the coding sequence ATGCGACAGTTCACCGCCGTCGTCAACCCCACAGCGGGCGGCTCCACCGGGGCGGCCACCCTGCTCCAGCTGGCCCGGCTGCTCCGCGAGGCAGGGGCCGAGCTGGACACGGAGTACAGCCACAGCCTCGCCCACGCCCAGGACATCGCCGTCCGGGCGGGGGAACGCGGCCGGATCGTCCTCGCCGTCGGCGGCGACGGGATCGCCGGCGGTATCGGCGGTGCGCTGAGCGGCACCGGCACGGTCCTGGGCCTCGTACCGGCCGGACGCGGCAACGACTTCGCCCGGGCACTGGACCTGCCGGCCGACCCCGCCGCACTCGCCCGCATCCTGCTGCACGCGGAACCCCGGGCGGTCGACACCATCGAGGTGGAGTCGGCCGTCCACCCGCGCACCGTCGTCCTCGGCAGCGTGTACGCCGGGGTCGACGCGGAGGCCAACCGGCACGCCAACAACGCCCGTCTGCTGCGTGGCTCCGCCTCGTACTACGCGGGCGGCCTGCGCGCGGTCACCACCTGGCGGGCGGCCGACTACCGCGTCACCGTCGACGGCGAGGAGCACACCCACCGCGGCTACACCGTCGTCGCGGCCAACTCCCCCTACTACGGCTCCGGCCGGCTCATCGCCCCCGACGCGAAGGTCGACGACGGGCTGCTCGACATCGTGATGATCCGGGAGGCGCCACGCCGGCTCTTCTTCACCCTCATGAACGAGCTCAGGACGGGCGAACACGTCCGCCGCCCCGAGGTGCGCGTCCTGCGCGGCAAGGAGCTCCGCATCGAGGCGTCCCGGCCCGTCCCGTACGGCGCCGACGGCGAGGTGGAGGCCACCCTGCCGGTCACCCTGCGGGTGCGCCCCGCCGATCTGCCGGTGCTGTACTGA
- a CDS encoding FAD-binding oxidoreductase produces the protein MDMLWNGWGDPAKAAPLPDSVTGLLRDMLGVKPRTTPSLTLEDIGLPADTADPAALKALAEAVGGEAYVRTDGESRIRHTRGKSTPDLLRIRAGDFSDLPRAVVLPGSHDEVLAVLRACSAHALAVVPFGGGTSVVGGLAPERSAFVALDLRRMSGLLELDPISRTAVLQPGLRAPEAEALLAEHGFTLGHFPQSFEWATIGGFAAARSSGQASAGYGRFDEMVLGLTLATPAGTIETGRAPRSAAGPDLRQLILGSEGAFGVITSVTVRIRPVPEVRVYEGWRFASFEEGAAALRRLAQDGPRPTVLRLSDEVETLIGLAQPDAIGAGLTQGDAGCMAITGYEGTAEDTALRREQAAAVLTACGGTLVGTEPGERWAHGRYSAPYLRDSLLEVGAFAETLETAAFWSRIPELYTAVRTALTDTLTQAGTPPLVMCHISHVYENGASLYFTVVSAQGEDPVAHWEPAKHAANEALLAAGGTISHHHGVGTDHRDWYVREAGPLGISALRAVKRRLDPEGLLNPGVLLPTD, from the coding sequence ATGGACATGCTGTGGAACGGCTGGGGCGACCCGGCGAAGGCGGCGCCGCTGCCCGACTCGGTGACGGGACTGCTGCGCGACATGCTCGGCGTCAAGCCGCGCACCACTCCCTCGCTCACCCTGGAGGACATCGGCCTGCCCGCCGACACGGCCGATCCCGCGGCCCTGAAGGCCCTTGCCGAAGCCGTGGGCGGCGAGGCGTACGTCCGCACGGACGGGGAGAGCCGCATCCGGCACACCCGCGGAAAGTCCACGCCCGACCTGCTGCGCATCCGCGCCGGCGACTTCTCGGACCTCCCGCGCGCCGTGGTCCTGCCCGGCTCCCACGACGAGGTCCTCGCCGTCCTGCGTGCCTGCTCCGCCCACGCACTGGCCGTGGTGCCCTTCGGCGGCGGCACGTCCGTGGTCGGCGGCCTCGCCCCCGAGCGCAGCGCCTTCGTCGCCCTCGACCTGCGCCGTATGAGCGGCCTGCTGGAGCTGGACCCGATCTCGCGGACCGCCGTCCTCCAGCCGGGCCTGCGCGCCCCCGAGGCCGAGGCGCTGCTCGCCGAGCACGGGTTCACCCTCGGACACTTCCCGCAGTCCTTCGAGTGGGCCACCATCGGCGGCTTCGCCGCGGCACGCTCCAGCGGGCAGGCCTCCGCCGGATACGGCCGTTTCGACGAGATGGTGCTCGGTCTGACCCTCGCCACCCCCGCGGGCACCATCGAGACCGGCCGCGCCCCGCGCTCCGCCGCCGGACCCGACCTGCGCCAGCTGATCCTCGGCTCGGAGGGCGCGTTCGGCGTCATCACCTCCGTCACCGTGCGGATCCGCCCGGTGCCCGAGGTGCGTGTCTACGAAGGCTGGAGGTTCGCGTCCTTCGAGGAGGGAGCCGCGGCACTGCGCCGGCTCGCCCAGGACGGACCCCGCCCGACCGTGCTGCGCCTGTCCGACGAGGTCGAGACGCTCATCGGCCTGGCACAGCCCGACGCCATCGGGGCCGGACTGACCCAGGGCGACGCCGGCTGCATGGCGATCACCGGCTACGAGGGCACCGCCGAGGACACCGCCCTGCGCCGCGAGCAGGCGGCCGCCGTCCTGACCGCGTGCGGTGGCACCCTCGTCGGCACCGAGCCCGGCGAGCGCTGGGCCCACGGCCGCTACTCCGCGCCGTACCTGCGCGACTCCCTGCTCGAGGTCGGCGCCTTCGCCGAGACCCTGGAGACCGCGGCCTTCTGGTCCCGCATCCCCGAGCTGTACACGGCCGTCCGCACCGCGCTCACGGACACCCTCACCCAGGCCGGCACCCCGCCCCTGGTGATGTGCCACATTTCCCACGTGTACGAGAACGGCGCCTCGCTGTACTTCACGGTCGTCAGCGCCCAGGGCGAGGACCCGGTGGCCCACTGGGAACCGGCCAAGCACGCGGCCAACGAAGCCCTGCTCGCCGCCGGCGGCACCATCTCCCACCACCACGGTGTCGGCACCGACCACCGAGACTGGTACGTCCGCGAGGCCGGCCCGCTCGGCATCTCGGCCCTGCGCGCCGTGAAACGACGACTCGACCCCGAGGGACTGCTCAACCCCGGCGTCCTGCTGCCCACCGACTGA
- a CDS encoding TetR/AcrR family transcriptional regulator, whose product MTPIRHNGSDSDHVLDAVRDCVLAVGVRRTTLADVARRAGVSRMTLYRRWPDLRTLVGDLMTREWIDVASRAIPPATPGTGTRGRIVDGLVAGTEAFRAHPLFRKIVDVDPELLLPYVLDRRGASQEALLALLADALREGHADGSVRPGHTERQARALLLTVQSFTLSLRTMTDEDDPELDSAAFLGELRTLLERTLTP is encoded by the coding sequence ATGACGCCTATTCGTCACAACGGTTCGGACAGCGATCATGTGCTCGACGCGGTGCGCGACTGCGTACTGGCCGTCGGCGTGCGCCGCACCACGCTCGCCGACGTGGCCCGCCGCGCGGGCGTCTCCCGGATGACGCTGTACCGGCGCTGGCCGGACCTGCGCACCCTGGTGGGCGACCTGATGACCCGCGAGTGGATCGACGTGGCCTCCCGCGCGATCCCCCCGGCAACACCGGGCACCGGCACGCGCGGCCGGATCGTGGACGGGCTGGTGGCCGGGACCGAGGCGTTCCGGGCGCACCCCCTCTTCCGCAAGATCGTGGACGTCGATCCGGAACTGCTGCTCCCCTACGTCCTCGACCGTCGCGGAGCGAGCCAGGAAGCGCTGCTGGCGCTGCTGGCCGACGCGCTGCGCGAGGGGCACGCGGACGGCTCCGTGCGCCCCGGCCACACCGAACGACAGGCTCGCGCCCTGCTGTTGACCGTGCAGTCCTTCACCCTGTCCCTGCGCACGATGACCGACGAGGACGATCCGGAGCTGGACTCCGCCGCCTTCCTCGGTGAACTGCGCACCCTCCTGGAGAGGACCCTCACGCCATGA